A stretch of the Acyrthosiphon pisum isolate AL4f chromosome A2, pea_aphid_22Mar2018_4r6ur, whole genome shotgun sequence genome encodes the following:
- the LOC100571161 gene encoding uncharacterized protein LOC100571161 isoform X1 — protein sequence MIYPASFKHEIVKEDDVNIILRCDAKSIEGINVWVAELGRLNYIHWNVRSSIPNGQRIKCSKKFVCQHSAFQKPSALANQKGLSKNAECPASLKAVIKLDTVSTRKKDPFIKIGQWVIIQKLSCCKVKP from the exons atgatttatccaGCATCATTTAAACATGAAATTGTCAAAGAAGacgatgttaatattattttaaggtgTGACGCAAAATCTATTGAGGGTATTAATGTATGGGTTGCTGAGTTAGGTAgacttaattatatacattggaACGTTCGTTCGAGTATTCCAAATGGGCAGCGAATTAAGTGTtc TAAAAAGTTTGTTTGTCAACACAGTGCTTTTCAGAAGCCTAGTGCATTAGCAAACCAAAAAGGCTTGTCCAAAAATGCAGAGTGTCCAGCAAGCTTAAAAGCTGTTATTAAACTGGACACAGTATCTACGAGGAAGAAAGATCCATTTATTAAG ATTGGTCAATGGGTAATAATACAAAAGTTAAGTTGTTGTAAAGTTAAGCCATAA
- the LOC100571161 gene encoding uncharacterized protein LOC100571161 isoform X2, with protein sequence MIYPASFKHEIVKEDDVNIILRCDAKSIEGINVWVAELGRLNYIHWNVRSSIPNGQRIKCSAFQKPSALANQKGLSKNAECPASLKAVIKLDTVSTRKKDPFIKIGQWVIIQKLSCCKVKP encoded by the exons atgatttatccaGCATCATTTAAACATGAAATTGTCAAAGAAGacgatgttaatattattttaaggtgTGACGCAAAATCTATTGAGGGTATTAATGTATGGGTTGCTGAGTTAGGTAgacttaattatatacattggaACGTTCGTTCGAGTATTCCAAATGGGCAGCGAATTAAGTGTtc TGCTTTTCAGAAGCCTAGTGCATTAGCAAACCAAAAAGGCTTGTCCAAAAATGCAGAGTGTCCAGCAAGCTTAAAAGCTGTTATTAAACTGGACACAGTATCTACGAGGAAGAAAGATCCATTTATTAAG ATTGGTCAATGGGTAATAATACAAAAGTTAAGTTGTTGTAAAGTTAAGCCATAA